One Nostoc punctiforme PCC 73102 DNA window includes the following coding sequences:
- a CDS encoding FAD-dependent oxidoreductase: MNINPTEKLSQPIVEKVAIVGAGPGGLAAAIALRSQGIDVQIYEKAQEFRPAGTGLGLAPNGLNFLDAIAPGIVETLKGSGCEVHHTVLKNFRGETIRANASKYQEKYGQPLVTVWWYRLQQVLASRLPSDIVHLNHRCIGFEQDENGVEIRFDGEKSVYADLLIGADGVNSVIREILFGEGKPNYIGSMCWRAVIKYHHELFNDYELVFVKGNQQFMYLLNVGGGYMSWISRKFSPEYSLCHSADEVKSRILHELADWDESFQVVVQATPAEQIWEGPICDRPPLTHWSQGRVTLLGDAAHPMAPAMGQGANTTFEDAYELRECFSQSANLQEALTSYEQRRMQRTEIIQARSALGEMRYYESNTVASNGQREQTMSVNDDFHKWLYDYKPSATIKF, encoded by the coding sequence ATGAATATAAACCCAACAGAGAAATTATCCCAACCCATAGTAGAAAAAGTTGCCATTGTTGGTGCTGGCCCAGGCGGTTTAGCTGCTGCTATAGCACTGAGAAGCCAAGGGATAGACGTTCAAATATACGAAAAAGCTCAAGAGTTTCGTCCGGCTGGAACTGGGCTAGGGCTAGCTCCCAATGGCTTGAATTTTTTAGATGCGATCGCACCGGGAATTGTCGAAACCCTCAAAGGTTCAGGGTGTGAGGTTCACCACACGGTTTTAAAGAATTTTCGGGGAGAAACAATCCGGGCTAATGCAAGTAAATACCAAGAGAAATATGGACAGCCATTAGTGACTGTTTGGTGGTATCGTCTACAGCAAGTCTTAGCATCTAGACTACCATCTGATATAGTTCATCTCAATCATCGCTGTATCGGCTTTGAGCAAGATGAAAACGGTGTGGAAATTCGTTTTGATGGCGAAAAATCGGTATATGCAGATTTACTGATTGGCGCTGATGGTGTTAACTCTGTAATTAGAGAAATTTTATTTGGCGAGGGTAAGCCTAATTATATTGGTAGTATGTGTTGGCGTGCCGTCATCAAATATCACCACGAGCTATTTAATGACTATGAATTAGTGTTCGTCAAAGGCAATCAACAGTTCATGTACCTTCTGAATGTGGGCGGCGGCTATATGAGTTGGATTAGTCGTAAGTTTTCTCCTGAATACTCTCTTTGCCACAGCGCCGATGAAGTCAAATCTCGTATTCTCCATGAATTGGCTGATTGGGATGAATCCTTTCAAGTGGTAGTACAAGCAACACCAGCCGAGCAAATTTGGGAAGGGCCGATTTGCGATCGCCCACCATTAACTCACTGGAGTCAAGGCAGAGTTACACTTTTAGGCGATGCTGCCCATCCGATGGCTCCAGCTATGGGACAGGGAGCGAATACTACTTTTGAAGATGCTTATGAATTGCGAGAGTGTTTTTCTCAATCAGCTAATCTCCAAGAAGCCTTAACTAGCTACGAACAGCGTCGTATGCAGCGCACAGAAATTATCCAAGCTCGTAGCGCTTTGGGTGAGATGCGCTACTACGAATCTAACACCGTGGCATCAAACGGGCAACGGGAACAGACAATGAGTGTTAATGATGATTTTCATAAATGGCTATATGATTACAAGCCATCTGCAACAATTAAATTCTAG
- a CDS encoding NblA/ycf18 family protein, which produces MNQPIELSLEQEFSLRTFSDQVQQMSREQAQEFLLMLYKQMIIREATYQELLKHQWEVDSGSILG; this is translated from the coding sequence ATGAATCAACCCATTGAATTATCTTTAGAACAAGAATTTAGCCTTAGAACTTTCTCCGATCAAGTGCAGCAGATGTCCCGTGAACAAGCTCAAGAGTTTTTGCTGATGCTGTATAAGCAGATGATAATTAGGGAAGCGACTTACCAAGAATTGCTCAAACATCAGTGGGAAGTTGATTCAGGTTCAATCTTGGGTTAA
- a CDS encoding calcium-binding protein translates to MTRGGLDNAELNGNEGNDRLYGQQGYDILDGGAGADFLDGGTEDDYLYGRDGSDRLYGQAGQDYLDGGNDDDRLEGGTGDDQLFGQQGRDYLDGGIGEALGIDCDFLSNFHPIDLGNF, encoded by the coding sequence ATAACAAGAGGTGGGTTAGACAATGCCGAACTCAATGGTAATGAAGGTAACGATCGCCTCTACGGTCAGCAAGGTTACGATATCCTAGATGGTGGTGCTGGCGCTGACTTCCTGGATGGTGGTACTGAAGATGACTATCTCTATGGCAGAGATGGTAGCGATCGCCTTTACGGTCAAGCAGGTCAGGACTATCTTGATGGCGGCAATGACGATGACCGCCTTGAAGGGGGTACGGGTGATGACCAACTCTTCGGGCAGCAAGGGCGTGACTACCTCGATGGCGGTATCGGCGAAGCTTTGGGGATTGACTGTGACTTTTTGTCCAACTTTCATCCAATTGACTTGGGCAATTTTTGA
- a CDS encoding FAD binding domain-containing protein: MQPFSYAKVTSQDAALATVEQNETAAFIAGGTDLLGLMKDGVQTANILIDINSLPLTDIVSLANGIRIGAISRMSDVAFHPKIQECYPVISQALLQSASPQLRNMATVGGNLLQRVRCGYFRDPVFPCNKRTPGLGCAAITGYNRMHAIFGASEHCIAVHPSDLAVALTALDAMIYIQGVEKERQISIHDFYLLPGDTPEKETLLQPGELIIAIEVPNSVYKSYYLKVRDRASYQFALVSVAIAVELEQDIIQSARIAFGGVAPKPWRARDAEEFLKGKAINEATFTAAGEAAVKEAKPQTHNEFKIELVKGALVRALSVVTEKL; this comes from the coding sequence ATGCAGCCATTTAGTTATGCTAAAGTTACTTCACAAGATGCTGCGCTCGCTACAGTTGAACAAAACGAAACTGCTGCATTTATCGCTGGTGGCACAGATTTACTGGGATTAATGAAAGATGGAGTCCAAACAGCGAATATATTAATTGATATTAATAGTTTGCCCTTAACAGATATTGTATCTCTTGCGAATGGAATCCGTATTGGTGCAATCTCTCGTATGAGTGATGTGGCTTTTCATCCCAAAATTCAGGAATGTTATCCAGTAATTAGCCAAGCATTGTTACAAAGTGCTTCACCGCAGTTACGAAATATGGCAACAGTGGGCGGTAATCTACTACAACGAGTCCGTTGTGGCTACTTTCGCGATCCGGTTTTTCCTTGTAATAAACGCACCCCAGGTTTAGGTTGTGCCGCAATTACAGGCTACAATCGAATGCACGCTATTTTCGGAGCAAGTGAACATTGTATTGCCGTTCATCCTTCCGATTTAGCTGTAGCATTAACGGCATTAGATGCGATGATTTACATCCAAGGGGTAGAAAAAGAACGTCAAATTTCAATTCATGATTTTTATCTCTTACCAGGTGATACACCAGAAAAAGAAACTTTATTACAGCCTGGAGAATTAATCATTGCTATTGAAGTCCCAAATTCTGTATATAAGTCCTATTATTTAAAAGTTAGAGATCGGGCTTCCTACCAATTTGCTCTCGTTTCCGTAGCTATTGCCGTAGAGTTAGAACAGGACATAATTCAATCAGCACGAATCGCTTTTGGTGGGGTAGCACCCAAACCTTGGCGTGCAAGGGATGCTGAGGAATTTCTCAAAGGTAAAGCAATTAACGAAGCTACCTTTACAGCCGCAGGAGAAGCAGCTGTTAAAGAAGCAAAACCGCAGACACATAATGAATTCAAAATTGAATTAGTCAAAGGCGCTTTGGTACGTGCGCTTTCAGTTGTGACAGAAAAATTATGA
- a CDS encoding ABC transporter permease, producing the protein MAATKSLALAGLRLLKRLAKLLNSQGVLLALLSLAVFASFRYETFLTPLNLMNIMRQNSMLAIVALGMTVVILSGGIDLSVGSLVALGGVVAAMLARQGSFAAIVGGIASTTLLGVVNGLLVSRARLQPFVVTLFTASAARGLALSITEEKSVAVSSTASGLVWLGRGFIGWVPVPVLIVALLYFAAWFMLHRSRLGLHIFAIGNNEEASRLMGVNPNQVKLAVYTFSGLLSGLAGIILAGRLGAGQPVAAFGWETDAIAASVMGGTFLAGGQGSVFPTLVGVLLLGMMYNLLNLEGTITPWWQLVLRGGFLLLVVLFQQRIVHRG; encoded by the coding sequence ATGGCTGCCACAAAGTCTCTTGCGCTTGCGGGTTTGCGGCTGTTGAAGCGTCTTGCCAAGCTCCTCAACTCCCAGGGCGTGCTGCTCGCGCTCCTTAGTTTGGCTGTTTTCGCATCCTTTCGTTATGAAACGTTCCTGACACCTCTTAATCTTATGAACATCATGCGACAGAACAGTATGCTGGCGATCGTGGCGCTGGGCATGACTGTTGTGATTCTGAGTGGAGGAATCGATCTGTCCGTGGGTTCCCTCGTTGCTCTAGGCGGTGTTGTCGCAGCAATGCTTGCCCGACAAGGAAGCTTCGCGGCGATCGTCGGTGGCATTGCTAGCACTACGTTGCTCGGTGTAGTCAATGGTCTTCTAGTGTCTCGCGCGCGGCTCCAGCCGTTCGTTGTTACCTTATTCACTGCCAGCGCCGCCCGCGGACTGGCGTTGAGCATCACCGAGGAAAAGTCCGTTGCTGTATCATCGACAGCATCGGGACTTGTTTGGCTGGGTAGAGGGTTTATTGGTTGGGTTCCTGTACCCGTGCTGATAGTTGCACTCTTATATTTTGCTGCTTGGTTTATGCTGCACAGAAGCCGATTAGGTTTGCACATATTCGCTATTGGCAACAATGAGGAGGCCTCCCGACTCATGGGCGTGAACCCAAACCAAGTAAAGCTTGCAGTCTACACATTTAGCGGGTTGCTTTCAGGACTTGCTGGTATTATTCTCGCAGGTCGTTTAGGAGCGGGTCAGCCTGTGGCTGCCTTCGGCTGGGAGACAGATGCGATCGCCGCCAGCGTCATGGGAGGAACATTTCTCGCAGGGGGTCAGGGGAGCGTGTTTCCGACGCTAGTCGGTGTACTTTTACTAGGAATGATGTACAATCTTTTAAATCTTGAAGGAACCATTACTCCTTGGTGGCAGCTCGTACTCCGTGGTGGCTTCTTACTTTTGGTCGTGCTTTTTCAGCAGCGTATTGTCCACAGAGGCTGA
- a CDS encoding DUF4334 domain-containing protein gives MDKVELRTVTMEILRNYQLILETGKTTTEKALELFDTLEPVNLGFMFGRWHGSGLHTNHPMDGLLEISNWYGKEFIDSENVHPLLFLDSRGEIFQVAPNPTLMNWVLKLPIPKNNSFKPLLILINSLLKTEKSQARLRMMEYREKVTATMIYDYLPINDSFRKVDENTVLGIMDYKNISQPFFFILKRCL, from the coding sequence ATGGATAAAGTCGAGCTAAGGACAGTAACAATGGAAATATTAAGAAATTATCAGTTGATACTGGAAACGGGTAAAACTACGACAGAAAAAGCTTTAGAATTGTTTGACACCCTTGAACCCGTAAATTTAGGCTTTATGTTTGGTCGTTGGCACGGGTCTGGACTGCATACAAATCATCCAATGGATGGCTTATTGGAAATTTCCAATTGGTATGGTAAGGAGTTCATAGATTCTGAAAATGTTCATCCTTTATTATTTTTAGATAGTCGAGGAGAGATTTTTCAGGTTGCGCCTAACCCCACTTTAATGAACTGGGTTTTAAAATTGCCGATCCCAAAAAATAATTCTTTCAAACCATTGCTGATCTTAATTAATTCTTTACTTAAAACCGAGAAAAGTCAAGCCAGACTGCGAATGATGGAGTATAGAGAAAAAGTGACTGCTACAATGATTTATGATTATTTGCCAATCAATGATTCTTTTAGAAAAGTAGATGAAAATACTGTGTTAGGAATTATGGATTATAAAAACATATCCCAACCTTTCTTTTTTATTCTCAAGCGATGCCTTTAG
- a CDS encoding (2Fe-2S)-binding protein — MEEKFLAPITSNSLTQKLQIFASEEVELSLNINNISYSVKLEPRVTLLDALREKLGLMGTKKACDRGECGACTILINGRRINSCMTLAVMHIDAEITTIEGLAQDDKLHPMQTAFITHDAFQCGYCTSGQIVSAVGMILEEPPKSEAEIREKMSGNLCRCGAYPNIIAAIRDVLEEMENAAI, encoded by the coding sequence ATGGAAGAAAAGTTTTTAGCTCCAATCACTTCAAACTCTCTTACCCAAAAGTTGCAAATATTTGCTTCCGAAGAAGTAGAATTATCGCTGAATATCAATAATATCTCCTACTCAGTAAAACTAGAACCTCGCGTTACTTTACTAGATGCACTCCGAGAAAAGCTGGGTTTGATGGGCACTAAAAAAGCTTGCGATCGTGGTGAATGTGGTGCATGTACTATTCTAATCAATGGTCGCCGAATTAACTCCTGTATGACTCTAGCAGTAATGCATATCGACGCTGAAATTACCACAATTGAGGGATTAGCGCAAGATGACAAACTCCACCCCATGCAAACAGCCTTTATCACCCATGATGCTTTTCAATGTGGATACTGCACATCGGGTCAAATTGTATCAGCCGTAGGGATGATATTAGAAGAACCACCAAAATCTGAGGCAGAAATTCGAGAAAAAATGAGTGGAAACCTTTGCCGTTGTGGAGCATATCCAAATATTATTGCGGCGATTCGGGATGTGCTAGAGGAAATGGAAAATGCAGCCATTTAG
- a CDS encoding S-layer homology domain-containing protein, with translation MTGYPGGYFRPNQSVSKVEAIVALNKGLNLTTGTSAVTVPTVIQGVVPQKSTGKAVKRRIMPLAFTTLMQPLLISKAPAVVANAINLNRPASFIITNTYADANNIPQYAVGDVAAATKANIVVNYPNPKVLNPSKPATRGEITALVYKTLVSQGKIEPISTNLPANQYIVRTPVNKKNAQ, from the coding sequence ATGACGGGTTATCCAGGTGGATACTTTCGTCCCAATCAATCGGTTTCTAAGGTTGAGGCTATAGTTGCTTTAAACAAAGGACTGAATCTAACTACTGGTACATCAGCAGTTACTGTACCCACAGTCATACAGGGAGTAGTTCCCCAAAAAAGCACAGGAAAAGCTGTAAAAAGACGTATAATGCCACTAGCATTTACTACTTTAATGCAGCCTTTATTAATATCAAAAGCCCCAGCCGTAGTAGCTAATGCTATAAATCTTAACCGTCCTGCATCATTTATTATTACTAACACTTATGCAGATGCCAATAATATTCCGCAATATGCAGTTGGAGATGTAGCAGCCGCAACTAAAGCAAATATAGTGGTCAACTATCCAAATCCTAAAGTTCTTAATCCAAGTAAACCTGCAACTAGAGGAGAGATTACAGCTTTAGTTTATAAAACTTTAGTTTCCCAAGGAAAGATAGAACCAATTTCTACTAATTTACCTGCCAATCAGTATATTGTTCGTACTCCTGTCAACAAAAAAAATGCTCAATAA
- the patX gene encoding heterocyst-inhibiting protein PatX, with amino-acid sequence MPFTPYILVWTFLFSLLSLNSQIQINKLSQTLYPTYKTQQLFSEIAKSNTPSTPVPYRGGGRRYLIEPFKNIAPLV; translated from the coding sequence ATGCCTTTTACACCCTATATTTTAGTTTGGACTTTCCTATTCAGTTTGCTAAGTCTTAATTCCCAAATACAGATAAATAAATTATCCCAGACCCTGTATCCTACTTATAAAACACAACAGTTATTTTCAGAGATCGCCAAATCTAATACTCCCAGTACCCCTGTACCTTATAGAGGCGGTGGACGTAGATATTTAATTGAACCTTTCAAAAATATTGCTCCTCTTGTTTAA
- a CDS encoding xanthine dehydrogenase family protein molybdopterin-binding subunit, whose product MNKIIGKPLDRVDGKLKVTGEAPYTADVAIENLTYGVIFQSAIASGKVIQIDTSAATAVPGVVDIITYKQTPSLVKIPFFSPPQPQATEKDDNIYYDGQHLGIVIAQTLEQAETAASLVKIIYEEATAIVTVADAEIFEPESIFFGMMPGKITRGDVESGKAQADVLVEQIYTTPMEHHNPLEPSGTIAIWEGDNLTLYETTQGISATQKAIASVLNIPQENVRVISKYLGGGFGCKALLRSHTILAAIASRQVKRPVKVVLTRSQMYTACGHRSQTQQQLTLGATKEGRLTLIDHIGTSLTSLFDDFVEPVGAATTMMYACPNLEIKYRLARINTATPTFMRGPGEATGMFALESAMDELAYTLNIDPIELRLINHADIEPHKGLPWSTKSLKECYQKGAEIFGWLQRNPVPRSMRDHHFLIGWGMASATFPTNIQTASVKVKIFATGEVKVQSGTQDIGTGTYTVMTQVAAEVLGLPVQFELGDTNLPKAPITGNSITVASVSPAVHQAAIAARDQIIKMAIADPNSLLYGSQAEGIIVESGQIFLKQDPSKRDSYTDILRRHGLESLEVTEESSINPEGKEYAKHSFGAIFVEVAVDELLGEIKVRRCVGVYGAGRILNFKTARSQVIGGITWGIGMALMEKTVMDPNQGRIVGANFSDYLIPVHADIPNMEVQFVEEHDPYVNALGTKSLGELPIVGVAAAISNAVYHATGKRIRDLPITPDKLSESGID is encoded by the coding sequence ATGAATAAAATTATCGGTAAACCGCTTGATCGCGTTGATGGCAAACTCAAAGTTACCGGAGAAGCACCCTATACAGCCGATGTTGCTATAGAAAATTTAACTTATGGAGTGATTTTTCAAAGTGCGATCGCAAGCGGTAAAGTTATCCAAATAGATACATCCGCCGCCACCGCCGTCCCTGGTGTTGTAGATATCATTACCTACAAACAAACTCCATCTCTGGTAAAAATCCCCTTCTTTTCACCTCCCCAGCCTCAAGCAACCGAAAAAGACGATAATATTTACTACGATGGTCAACATTTGGGCATTGTAATTGCCCAAACTTTAGAACAAGCCGAAACCGCTGCCTCCCTAGTTAAAATTATCTACGAAGAAGCCACTGCGATAGTCACAGTAGCAGATGCAGAGATATTTGAACCCGAATCAATATTTTTTGGCATGATGCCAGGTAAAATCACCAGGGGGGATGTGGAATCTGGGAAAGCTCAAGCAGATGTTCTGGTAGAGCAAATTTATACCACGCCAATGGAACATCATAATCCCCTAGAGCCTTCTGGAACGATCGCAATCTGGGAAGGAGATAATTTGACGCTGTATGAAACTACTCAAGGCATTTCCGCAACCCAAAAAGCGATCGCATCTGTTCTGAATATTCCTCAAGAAAATGTCCGTGTTATCTCTAAATATTTAGGCGGAGGATTTGGTTGTAAGGCATTGTTGCGATCGCATACTATTTTAGCTGCGATCGCATCTCGTCAAGTAAAACGCCCTGTAAAAGTTGTGCTAACGCGATCGCAAATGTACACTGCTTGCGGGCACAGATCCCAAACTCAGCAGCAGCTAACGTTAGGTGCAACCAAAGAGGGCAGACTAACCCTGATCGATCACATTGGTACATCTTTAACTTCCCTCTTCGATGACTTTGTAGAACCTGTGGGTGCAGCAACCACAATGATGTACGCCTGTCCCAATTTGGAAATTAAATACCGTTTGGCACGCATCAATACTGCCACACCAACCTTTATGCGGGGCCCGGGAGAAGCAACGGGAATGTTTGCCTTAGAATCGGCAATGGATGAACTGGCATACACCTTAAATATTGACCCAATTGAACTAAGATTAATAAATCATGCAGATATCGAGCCGCACAAAGGATTACCTTGGTCAACTAAATCCCTGAAAGAATGTTACCAAAAAGGAGCAGAAATTTTTGGTTGGTTACAACGCAATCCAGTTCCCCGTTCCATGCGAGATCATCATTTTTTGATTGGTTGGGGAATGGCAAGTGCGACGTTTCCCACGAACATTCAAACTGCATCAGTTAAGGTAAAAATTTTTGCTACTGGAGAAGTGAAAGTACAAAGTGGTACTCAAGACATTGGGACAGGCACTTATACAGTGATGACGCAAGTAGCTGCTGAAGTATTAGGCTTACCAGTGCAGTTTGAACTAGGTGATACTAATCTTCCTAAAGCCCCGATTACAGGGAACTCAATTACCGTTGCCAGTGTTTCCCCGGCGGTACATCAAGCAGCGATCGCCGCACGGGATCAGATAATTAAAATGGCGATCGCAGATCCAAATTCTTTGCTTTACGGATCGCAAGCAGAAGGTATTATTGTCGAGTCAGGGCAAATATTTTTAAAACAAGACCCATCGAAGCGAGACAGCTACACCGATATTCTCCGCCGTCATGGATTAGAAAGTTTAGAAGTTACAGAAGAATCTTCAATCAATCCAGAGGGCAAAGAATACGCCAAACACTCATTTGGGGCAATATTTGTGGAAGTTGCAGTTGATGAATTGTTGGGAGAAATCAAAGTTAGACGTTGCGTAGGCGTTTATGGTGCAGGGCGAATTCTCAACTTCAAGACAGCGCGGAGTCAAGTTATCGGCGGGATTACATGGGGAATCGGTATGGCGCTGATGGAGAAAACTGTAATGGATCCTAATCAGGGCAGAATAGTTGGTGCTAACTTTTCAGATTACCTGATTCCGGTTCATGCAGATATCCCAAATATGGAAGTGCAATTTGTTGAAGAACACGATCCTTATGTGAATGCACTAGGAACCAAAAGTTTGGGCGAACTTCCGATTGTTGGGGTAGCAGCAGCTATATCTAATGCAGTGTATCATGCCACAGGTAAACGGATTCGTGACCTACCAATTACACCAGACAAGTTGTCTGAATCCGGGATTGATTAG
- a CDS encoding transposase produces the protein MNTTIPVEIASILLPFRALFTKPVWCHVQTLVMGTILTTGKRTITSVLVVMGLNQEEHFQNYHCVLNRAVWSSLEASRILLMLMVTVFLPSGSVIIGIDDTIERRKGKKIKAKGIYRDPVRSSNSQVVYVYTHASF, from the coding sequence GTGAATACAACAATACCAGTTGAAATCGCCAGTATCCTACTACCGTTTAGGGCGCTGTTTACCAAGCCAGTCTGGTGTCATGTCCAAACTTTAGTAATGGGAACGATTTTAACAACAGGTAAACGTACCATTACTTCGGTACTTGTAGTCATGGGACTGAATCAGGAGGAACACTTCCAGAATTATCATTGTGTATTAAATCGCGCAGTATGGTCAAGTTTGGAAGCAAGCCGAATTTTATTAATGCTTATGGTAACAGTTTTTTTACCAAGCGGGTCAGTGATCATAGGAATAGATGATACGATTGAACGCCGTAAAGGCAAGAAAATTAAGGCAAAAGGAATATATAGAGACCCAGTACGTTCAAGTAACAGTCAAGTTGTATACGTTTACACCCATGCTTCTTTTTAA
- a CDS encoding EF-hand domain-containing protein: MTTEQELQSLFNTLDSDRDGKVSINDLFLSPGLSAIISSETNTTSPQELLVNYDSDKDGSITFEELKGAVEKANNLN, from the coding sequence ATGACAACCGAGCAAGAGCTTCAATCTCTTTTTAATACCTTAGATAGCGATCGAGACGGCAAAGTATCCATTAACGATCTTTTTTTAAGTCCTGGCTTAAGTGCAATCATTTCATCAGAAACAAATACTACTAGTCCCCAGGAATTACTAGTAAATTATGATTCAGACAAAGACGGCAGTATTACCTTTGAAGAGTTAAAGGGAGCAGTTGAGAAGGCAAATAATTTAAACTAG
- a CDS encoding VOC family protein: MIDRTGVVVSDFERSKSFYAAALEPVGLSLIAEYSASTTGSTDIAGFGQPPEAEFWLTHGNPGSVRVHVAFRVHNHAAVEVFYNAALAAGGRDNGAPGFRTHYHPNYYAVFVLDPDGHNIEAVCHHPE, translated from the coding sequence ATGATTGATCGCACTGGTGTCGTTGTGAGTGATTTTGAGCGAAGCAAGTCCTTTTATGCTGCGGCATTAGAACCAGTTGGACTCTCACTCATTGCAGAGTATTCAGCTTCTACCACTGGAAGTACCGATATTGCTGGTTTCGGTCAGCCGCCAGAAGCTGAATTCTGGCTTACTCACGGTAATCCTGGTTCTGTAAGAGTTCATGTAGCGTTCAGAGTTCACAACCATGCTGCTGTTGAGGTATTTTACAACGCAGCTTTAGCTGCTGGTGGTCGAGACAATGGTGCGCCTGGTTTTCGGACTCACTATCATCCTAACTACTATGCTGTCTTCGTTCTTGACCCAGACGGACATAATATTGAAGCAGTCTGTCATCACCCTGAATAA
- a CDS encoding DUF4336 domain-containing protein — MYPLSHSKDWSWPFWPAVPLYPYGRRRTLRKEIVFDTIWTFEQLQGILYTIVPIRMTVVKLAAGGLLVYAPVAPTTECVRLVNELVAKHGEVKYIILPTSSGLEHKVFVGPFSRRFPQAQVFVAPHQWSFPFNLPLSWLGFPKKRTQELPEDSSLAPFALEFDYAILDMNLGRGSFAEVAVFHKQTRTLLVTDSILSVPVDPPEILQLDPYPLLFHARDNALETSDDNEDNRRKGWQRISLFALYFRPSALELTPIGQMFRDALKAPQRTLKTYFGLFPFRWRETWKQAFDALQGQGRPFVAPILQILIFPQAPRQVLNWADTVANWDFQQIIPCHFDSLIFANPRQFRQAFAFLEKNPSVSNDFSSSKSQPLLEEDLRFIKELEASLVKRGIATPAKEKV, encoded by the coding sequence ATGTATCCTTTGAGCCACTCAAAAGATTGGTCATGGCCATTCTGGCCTGCTGTCCCACTATACCCCTACGGTAGGCGGCGGACACTTCGCAAGGAAATAGTTTTTGACACTATCTGGACTTTCGAGCAGCTTCAAGGCATTCTCTACACCATAGTCCCGATTCGTATGACTGTTGTCAAACTCGCTGCCGGAGGTCTTCTGGTCTATGCACCCGTTGCTCCAACAACTGAGTGTGTGCGCTTGGTTAATGAGTTGGTAGCAAAGCATGGTGAAGTTAAGTACATCATACTGCCAACCAGTTCTGGTCTGGAGCATAAAGTCTTTGTTGGCCCCTTTTCTCGCCGCTTTCCTCAAGCACAAGTCTTTGTTGCCCCGCACCAGTGGAGTTTCCCGTTTAACCTGCCACTTAGTTGGCTAGGCTTTCCAAAAAAACGAACTCAAGAACTCCCAGAAGACTCAAGCCTTGCCCCCTTCGCTCTCGAGTTTGACTATGCAATCTTGGACATGAATTTAGGACGAGGTTCTTTTGCAGAAGTTGCAGTGTTTCACAAGCAAACGCGCACTCTACTTGTAACTGATTCTATCCTTTCTGTTCCAGTTGACCCACCAGAAATCCTCCAATTAGATCCTTATCCCTTACTGTTTCATGCAAGGGACAATGCCTTGGAGACTAGCGACGACAATGAAGACAACCGCCGCAAGGGATGGCAACGCATTTCATTGTTTGCACTTTACTTCCGTCCAAGTGCGCTGGAACTTACTCCAATCGGACAGATGTTTCGTGATGCTCTCAAAGCACCACAGCGAACCCTAAAAACGTACTTTGGTTTATTTCCTTTTCGCTGGCGAGAAACTTGGAAGCAGGCATTCGATGCTCTACAAGGTCAGGGGCGGCCATTTGTCGCACCGATTCTGCAAATCCTTATTTTTCCACAAGCACCAAGACAAGTCCTCAACTGGGCTGATACAGTTGCTAATTGGGATTTTCAGCAGATTATTCCCTGTCACTTTGACTCGCTAATTTTTGCAAATCCGCGTCAATTCCGGCAAGCTTTTGCTTTTCTTGAAAAAAATCCCTCTGTAAGTAATGACTTTTCCTCTAGCAAAAGCCAGCCTCTATTGGAGGAAGACTTAAGATTTATTAAGGAACTGGAAGCGAGTCTGGTTAAGCGCGGTATCGCAACCCCAGCTAAAGAGAAGGTGTAA